CCATACGTTTAGAGCTTTCCAGCATTTTTGCTGTAATCGAAGAGCTTGTGGCATAAGCAACTCCTCCAATGAGTAAAGAAGAGATCATATCCACGCCCATTACAAGACATATAACGGTAGTAATACCAAAGCTTAGCACCACATCCAGAATGCCAGCTCGCATGACTTTTTTAGCGACACTTAATAATTGTTTAATTGGAAATTCCATCCCCAGCATAAAGAAAAGTAATACGATACCTATTTCTCCTGCAAAATGCAAACTATGGGATTCATATAAAAAGTTACTAACCACAATTCCTAATAAAATATAAACGATCACATCGGGAATCTTCATTTTTGCTCCAAAAAAGCCTGTAAAGAATAAGAGGAGAAGAACGATTCCAGCACCAAATAATTCAGGAACAGCCATAACCGTTAAACATCCTCACTTTCACAAAGGTCAATAAATTTTTCCACAGGATCTCTTTTCCCTACAACCATAATTGTATGACCTTTTTGCATTAGCATATCATTGGGCGGATCCACTTCAAACTCGTCACCTTGAAAAATGCCGACGATGGAGACACCACTCGGGAGCATGGTTGTGAGGGTCTCATAAGAAATCCCTACCAACGATGATTTTTTACTAATTTCAAGCCATTCAACAATCACTTTTTTACGTAAAACTTGCAATCTTTCCAATTTATCATTCATCACTGGGTCAAGTGTAGCGCTTAATAAGTGTGTGCCTAAATGTCGCGTTTCTTCAGAGGACAGATCAAAGGTAAATACCGCTTCATCATCATCGGCATCTTCAAAGAAATACAGTTCACGTTTCCCGCTATGGTGAACGACCATCCCCATCATTTGATTTTTCCCATTAATGAATGTTAACTTCTTTCCTACCCCTGGTAAATCTACCATTTTAAATTTCACAATAATACACATCCCTTAGTAAGTAACGTCAATTAGTAACTTAAAATAAATATCAAAACAGATTTCAACCTCTATATCTGTAAAGTGGTTTTCGTGTTTTTTGACTGACTGGTCATGTTGAATAGTTTAGCTTAATATATTGTCTATATCAAGAGATAACCTCATTTTTTGACGATGATGTTTAGTGAAGATATACTAGTAATGACTAATTGGTCAGTCTAAATGAGGACAAGGGTATGAAAGAGGGGATTTCTGTGAACCAGCATAAAGAGGAACGTATTCAGGAAGCGGGCATTAAACTTTTCTCTGTGAAAGGTTATGAGGCTACGTCTGTTCAAGATATCGCCGATGAATGTGGCATTTCTAAAGGGTCTTTTTATTCCTACTTTAAATCAAAGGATGCTTTACTAGTAACGATATTAACACATTATTATCGCATGATAGAAAAACGGATTAAAAAAGTAGATCAAATGGGGCTTCAGCCAAAAGAAACATTTATTATACAATTGACTCACTTTTATGAAGGTATTTATGAACACAAAGAATTCATTATCACTCATGCTTATGAACAAGTAACACCGTTAAATGACATTGTAAAAAGAATGATCTTATATATACAAACTAAAAGAAGGGCATTTTACCGCCGTGGCTTATATAGCATATATGGTGAACAGGTGGCACCTTATTTGTGGGATTTAGCTATTATGTTAGAAGGTATATTACATACATTTATCCGCATGTTCCTACAAGGTGAAAAGGAGCTGCAAGTGGAGAAGTTAGTCAATTACGCTATGAAGCGCATAGAGAACATTGTGGAAGGTATGGTTCATAGTAGCGAAAGGCCTATCTTGCAAGAAAGCGATATAATTTCTTCGGCAAACAAGGTTAACGTATCACTAGCGAGTGTTCGGAGCCGAGTCACGGACCTAATTACATTTATAAAAAATGAACTACAACAGGAAAGCTCTCATAACGAAACACATCGTGTATCACTCGACGTAATAGAAGAGGAGTTGGCTCGAGAATCACCTCGAAAGCCTGTTATTAAAGGTATGTTATCTAATCTGGACGATATGAAAGTGATAGAGATTTATATAGAAGAGCTTAAACGTTTATTATAAGTATGTTTGCCTTATTCAAAGGTCATGGAAATGTACACGTGTGCAGATCTATAAATATAGAGCATGACTTCTAACATGTGTGAGTGTTGTCTGCCCAACAATCAAACCTTTTCGTATACAAGCGTAATTAAATAAACATCTAAAAGACAAAATTCGAATGGCCTTTCTTCATTATTGTTTAAAAAGTGTCGGTTAGAAAAAAATTTATATTTCATCTTTTGCAGCTATTGTATATAATAGCATTATAGATAGTTAATTAAATAAATTAATAAAGTGATTTGGTGAAAATTCAATTGAAGGAGTGATCCTATGCTGGAAGCGTTAGTGACTGGATTTCAGGAAACATTTAAGACAGATGAGAAACCTAGGGTTTTCTTTTCTCCTGGGCGAGTTAATTTAATTGGAGAACATACTGATTACAATGGTGGCTATGTGTTCCCTTGTGCCTTGAGTGTTGGGAACTATGTGGCCATTCTACCTCGTAATGATCGTAAACTGCGTTTCTTTTCAGCTAACTTTGAAGAAGTAGGCATTATTGATGGCAATCTAGATGCCTTAGCATTTCGTGATCAAGATGACTGGGCCAATTATCCGAAGGGTGTTCTTACTATCCTGGAGCAAGCTGGTTATAAAGGTGAAAAAGGCTTTGATGCTTACTTCTACGGAAATATTCCTAATGGTGCGGGACTCTCCTCATCGGCTTCAATTGAGTTGGCCATGGCGGTATCATGGGATGCATTGAATGACTTTGGCATCGATCGTGTTGATATGGTAAAGCTTTGTCAACGAGCAGAAAATGAGTATATTGGCGTTAATTGCGGTATTATGGATCAGTTTGCTATTGGAATGGGCAAGGAAGATCATGCTATCTTACTCGATTGCAACACATTGGAATATAAGTATGCTCCGGTGAAACTAGAAGGGTTTAAACTCGTGATTGCCAACACCAATCAACGAAGAGGGTTGGCAGACTCTAAATATAATGAGCGGCGTCAGCAATGTGAAAAAGCCGTAGCTGACCTACGACAATCTGTATCCATTAAAAATTTATGTGAACTAACTCCTGATCAATTTGATACTCATCAGTCAAGGATAACAGATGAGATAGCAAAAAGGAGGGCGAAGCATGCTGTGGAGGAAAATGCACGTACAATTGAGGCGCATAAAAAATTAAATGCAGGGGAGTTAGTGGCATTTGGTGAGCTTATGAACGCGTCTCATCGGTCGCTTAAGGATGATTATGAAGTGACGGGCGAACATTTGGATGCGCTTGTAGAATCTGCGTGGGAAGAAGAAAATGTATTAGGTGCAAGGATGACTGGCGCAGGATTTGGCGGATGTACTGTTAACCTTGTTAAAGAAGAAGGGTTAGACGAAACACTCGAACGTATTGCGAAAGCTTATAAAAAAAGAACGGGCACAGAGACGACCTTTTATGTAGCTGATATTGGCGGAGGAACTCAAGAGCTTACAACGACTGAATCTAACTAAGGAAGGTGATTCATATGACAGTATTAGTGTGTGGTGGAGCAGGTTATATAGGTAGTCACGCAGTAGCAGAATTAATAGCGGCAGGTGAAGACGTTGTCGTCATTGATAATTTACAAACTGGTCATGCAGGAGCTGTGTTACAAGAAGCTATGTTCTATGAAGGAGATTTACGTGATGAATCGCTATTAGATACAGTTTTTACCCAGCATACGATAAATTCTGTCCTCCACTTTGCAGCAGATTCTCTCGTTGGAGTAAGCATGGAAAGACCACTTGATTATTATGACAATAATGTCGGAGGGGCATTGACGTTAGTTAAAAAAATGCATCAATATAATGTGAAACACATCGTGTTTTCTTCAACAGCCGCCACATATGGGGAAGTAGAAACTGTCCCGATTAAAGAAGACCAACCAACAAAACCGACTAATCCATATGGTGAAACTAAGTTAACTATAGAAAAAATGCTAGCGTGGTGTTCCGAAGCTCATGGGATGACTTATGTAGCGCTTCGCTACTTTAATGTGGCAGGAGCTCACCCTGCACAAGATATTGGTGAGGATCATAAACCTGAAACACATCTCATTCCGATCATTATGCAAGTGGCTCTCGGGCAACGGGAGAAAATAAAGGTGTTTGGCGATGATTATCCTACAGACGATGGCACATGTATTCGTGATTATATTCATGTGAACGATTTAATTCAAGCCCACCTACTTGCCTTAACTTATTTAAGAAATGGTGGTTCTTCTAATACGTTTAACCTAGGCAATGGCCAAGGGTTCAGTGTCAAAGAAGTCATTGATATGGTGGAAAAAGTGACAGGACAAGACATTTCCCGGGAAATTGCTCCGCGAAGAAGCGGTGACCCCGCCATTCTTGTGGCTTCTTCAGAAAAAGCACGCTCAGTTCTCGACTGGACACCACAATATGCAGACTTAGAAACGATTATTGAAACGGCATGGAAGTGGCATCAACGACACCCGGAAGGCTACGATTCTTAAAAATAGGAGGTTGACGACATGATTGATAAGTATTTAAACGAACTTATACACTATGCCATGAGGAAAAAATTAATTGAAGAAGAGGATGCTGTTTTTTGCAAAAATCAACTGATGGCCATACTTCAATTAGCTGAATCACGTGTCTCACCCCTTGACTATGAAACAGAAGATCTAGCTCTTACTATCATTTTAGACGAGATTTTAAATTGGGCTGCTACACATGGAATAATAAACAATAATACCGTAACAGAACGAGATCTACTCGATACAAAGCTAATGGCTGTCTTTATGAAACGTCCATCGGAAGTAACGGCTGATTTTCATGAATTAAAAAGGGATGAAAGTGTGGAACAGGCAACTGCTTGGTTTTACGAGTTGAATAAAGATACCCATTATATAAGACGTGACAGAATTGAGAGAAATGTCAGCTGGCGAACTGAGACAGAGTACGGTAAGCTGGATATAACGATTAATCTTTCAAAACCGGAAAAAGACCCTAAAGAAATAGAAGCAGCCAAACAAGCCGCAACGGCTGATTACCCCTCTTGCGTTCTATGCAAAGAAAACGTGGGCTATGAAGGGCGGCTAAACCATCCAGCTCGTCAAAATTTACGTACGATACCAGTTCAGTTACAGGGGGAGGAATGGCACCTTCAATTCTCACCCTACGTCTATTACCACGAGCATGCCATTGTTTTATCAGCGAAGCATGAACCGATGAAAATAACAAAAAAAACATTTTATAGGCTTCTTGATTTTGTGACGCAATTTCCACACTATTTTATAGGATCTAATGCAGACCTTCCTATAGTTGGCGGATCGATTTTAAGTCATGACCATTATCAAGCAGGAAAGTATGAGTTTCCAATGGCTCGAGCGGAAGAAGAGGAAGTAGAGACACTTCGGGATTTTGAAGGTGTGTCAGTCACTAAGCTGAGATGGCCGATGTCTGTCATAAGAGTAAAAGGAACAAATAAAGAAAAAGTAGCTGAAGCGTGTCATATGGTATTTCAAAAGTGGTCTGTTTATAATGATGAAAGTGTCGACATTATTTCTGCTACTGGAGATATACCGCATCATACGGTAACACCAATAGCACGTATGAGAGATGGGAAGTTTGAAATGGATATAGTGTTGCGGAACAATCGTACGTCCGCAGACCATCCTATGGGAATTTTCCATCCGCATGATCATGTCCATCATATTAAAAAAGAGAATATCGGGTTAATTGAAGTGATGGGACTGGCAGTGCTTCCTGGAAGGCTAAAAGGCGAGTTAGAAGAGCTAGCAGCAGCCCTTATTACGGCCAATCCTGCAAAGGAAATTGCTTCGAGTGAAGCGATTGCAAAGCATTTAAATTGGGGTCTTGAATTACACAAACGTCACCCAAACATGAATCAAACCAATGCTCAGCAGCTTTTAAAAGAAGCGCTTGGTGATGTTTTTAAAACCATTCTTACACATTCAGGTGTGTTCAAACGAGACGAAAAAGGGCAGGCGGCCTTTTTGACATTTATGAGGAGCCTTACCGTATAAAGATGACATTTTATAAAAGGGGAGAGGGAGAGAATGGCCACACACTTAACAGGAAGTTTTCAATTGATGAAATCATTAAATCGCTCACTTATCTTAAACATTATCCGGACAAGTGGTGCTATTTCTCGTTCAGAAATTGCCAAACAAACGGGACTGACCCCTCCCACGGTAACGAATATTGTTAGCGAACTTCTTAGTGAAGAATTAGTATTAGAAAGTCGACCAGGGTCTTCAAATGGTGGTAGAAAGCCAATATTGCTCACGATTAATTCAGATAGTCGTTACATTATAGGAGTGGATGTTGGGGTCAAAAAAGTGAGATTGGCACTTACTAATCTTAATGCAAACGTCTTACAGCGTAAACTTCTTCCAATGCCCAATACCCATACGTTAACAAAAGAACGCTTCCTAGACTTTTTGCAGCAGGCGATCGATACTTTTCTTACTGAGAACTTAACTCAGAAAAAGAAAATAATTGGTATTGGCGTAGCGATGCATGGTATTGTGGATCACGAACAAGGGGTCGCCATTCATGCTCCTACATTAAAGCTTGAGCATGTATTCGTCAAAAAGGTGTTGGAACAGGCGTTCAATCTACCTGTCAGAGTAGAAAATGATGCCAAAGCACTTGCTCTAGGCGAAAACTGGTTTGGGGCAGGAAGAGGCGTTGATCATTTTGTCTGTTTAAATGTTGGAGAAGGGATTGGTGGAGGGATTATTTTAAATGACCACTTGTTCCATGGGAACAATAGTCTGGCCGGTGAAATAGGTCACACGAGAATAGATATTAACGGTCCAAAGTGTTCTTGTGGAAACAATGGGTGTTTTCAAACGTTAGCCTCCGGACAGGCAGTCAAGGAAAGAGCTCTTAGTTATATTAAAGAAGGGAAAAAAACGTCGCTAGTAGCGGAAGCAGGAGAAAATTTGAAGGCTTTAGATGGCCAACTTATTTTTAAATGTGCTGAAGAAGGTGATGAAATAGCACAGCAAGTTCTGAAAGAGACAGGGACATTTTTAGGGTTTGGATTATTAAACATTATCCACTTTCTTAATCCTAGTATGGTGATTATTGGTGGTGGTGTTTCTAAGTCTGGCAAATGGATTCTCGAACCAGCTAAAGGCGTGATTCAATCTCATGCGTTAAGTGATGAAGCGGCCAAGACGACCATTGTCGTGTCTGAGTTAGGTGACGAAGGGTCGTTAATCGGCGCCTGCACACTCGTATTATCTGAGCTCTTTTCTCATATTCACAGCAAATGATATAATTTGCTGGTCAAACGATAAGAGGTGGAGAAGCGAATAGTAGGTAAGAACGCGTTAACGTCATAAATGTAAGCTCTCATCATGTTTCAAACGCCTTTTTCTGGTATGATGGATGAAGAATAATCCTTAAGTTACAGATTTAACGAGGAGAGACCTATCATGCCTAACATTCAGAACTTAAAGAACAAAATATTAGAAAAAACCCACTTAGTTTTCATTCTCACAGACCCAGATCAAGAGGATAATCCCATCATCTATGCAAATGAAGGGTTTACAGCTTTAACAGGGTATTCTCAAGAGGAGGTCATCGGACAGAATTGTCGGTTACTTCAAGGTAAGGATACTGATCCAGAAACTATAAATAAATTAAATGAGGCAATAAAAAATCGCCAACCCATTTCTGTCCAAATCTTAAATTACAAAAAGAATGGTGAGTCTTTTTGGAACCTGCTCCATATTGACCCAATTTATTTAGAAGACGAGGATAAATATTATTTTGTCGGTATCCAAAAAGATATTACGGATGTGAAACTAGCAGAACAACAGCTTGCAAAATATCATCGTGAAATCGAACTTCTCTCCGTGCCTCTCGTGCCAGTGAAAGAGGGGGTTTCTGTCTTGCCATTGATCGGTGATATTGATGAACGTCGAGTAGAGACGATTGTCAATAATGTATTAACTGAAATGGAAAAGGATGAGATTGAGACACTTATTCTTGATTTTTCAGGGTTTACTAATATGGATGAAAATGCAACGACCGGCATTTTTCAGCTCAATGATTTATTAAAGTTAAAAGGAATACACTTAATCATAACAGGCATTACACCGAAAATTGCTATGAGAACAAATCGCTATAATATTAATTTCTCTCGTTTCACGACCTTCGGCTCAGTGAAGCAAGCGGTGGAAGCTCTTGAACAATAAAAGTAAAGGTTA
The genomic region above belongs to Bacillus sp. A301a_S52 and contains:
- a CDS encoding potassium transporter TrkA; protein product: MKFKMVDLPGVGKKLTFINGKNQMMGMVVHHSGKRELYFFEDADDDEAVFTFDLSSEETRHLGTHLLSATLDPVMNDKLERLQVLRKKVIVEWLEISKKSSLVGISYETLTTMLPSGVSIVGIFQGDEFEVDPPNDMLMQKGHTIMVVGKRDPVEKFIDLCESEDV
- a CDS encoding PAS domain-containing protein, yielding MPNIQNLKNKILEKTHLVFILTDPDQEDNPIIYANEGFTALTGYSQEEVIGQNCRLLQGKDTDPETINKLNEAIKNRQPISVQILNYKKNGESFWNLLHIDPIYLEDEDKYYFVGIQKDITDVKLAEQQLAKYHREIELLSVPLVPVKEGVSVLPLIGDIDERRVETIVNNVLTEMEKDEIETLILDFSGFTNMDENATTGIFQLNDLLKLKGIHLIITGITPKIAMRTNRYNINFSRFTTFGSVKQAVEALEQ
- the galE gene encoding UDP-glucose 4-epimerase GalE; protein product: MTVLVCGGAGYIGSHAVAELIAAGEDVVVIDNLQTGHAGAVLQEAMFYEGDLRDESLLDTVFTQHTINSVLHFAADSLVGVSMERPLDYYDNNVGGALTLVKKMHQYNVKHIVFSSTAATYGEVETVPIKEDQPTKPTNPYGETKLTIEKMLAWCSEAHGMTYVALRYFNVAGAHPAQDIGEDHKPETHLIPIIMQVALGQREKIKVFGDDYPTDDGTCIRDYIHVNDLIQAHLLALTYLRNGGSSNTFNLGNGQGFSVKEVIDMVEKVTGQDISREIAPRRSGDPAILVASSEKARSVLDWTPQYADLETIIETAWKWHQRHPEGYDS
- the galT gene encoding UDP-glucose--hexose-1-phosphate uridylyltransferase, with amino-acid sequence MIDKYLNELIHYAMRKKLIEEEDAVFCKNQLMAILQLAESRVSPLDYETEDLALTIILDEILNWAATHGIINNNTVTERDLLDTKLMAVFMKRPSEVTADFHELKRDESVEQATAWFYELNKDTHYIRRDRIERNVSWRTETEYGKLDITINLSKPEKDPKEIEAAKQAATADYPSCVLCKENVGYEGRLNHPARQNLRTIPVQLQGEEWHLQFSPYVYYHEHAIVLSAKHEPMKITKKTFYRLLDFVTQFPHYFIGSNADLPIVGGSILSHDHYQAGKYEFPMARAEEEEVETLRDFEGVSVTKLRWPMSVIRVKGTNKEKVAEACHMVFQKWSVYNDESVDIISATGDIPHHTVTPIARMRDGKFEMDIVLRNNRTSADHPMGIFHPHDHVHHIKKENIGLIEVMGLAVLPGRLKGELEELAAALITANPAKEIASSEAIAKHLNWGLELHKRHPNMNQTNAQQLLKEALGDVFKTILTHSGVFKRDEKGQAAFLTFMRSLTV
- a CDS encoding TetR/AcrR family transcriptional regulator; this encodes MNQHKEERIQEAGIKLFSVKGYEATSVQDIADECGISKGSFYSYFKSKDALLVTILTHYYRMIEKRIKKVDQMGLQPKETFIIQLTHFYEGIYEHKEFIITHAYEQVTPLNDIVKRMILYIQTKRRAFYRRGLYSIYGEQVAPYLWDLAIMLEGILHTFIRMFLQGEKELQVEKLVNYAMKRIENIVEGMVHSSERPILQESDIISSANKVNVSLASVRSRVTDLITFIKNELQQESSHNETHRVSLDVIEEELARESPRKPVIKGMLSNLDDMKVIEIYIEELKRLL
- a CDS encoding ROK family transcriptional regulator, coding for MATHLTGSFQLMKSLNRSLILNIIRTSGAISRSEIAKQTGLTPPTVTNIVSELLSEELVLESRPGSSNGGRKPILLTINSDSRYIIGVDVGVKKVRLALTNLNANVLQRKLLPMPNTHTLTKERFLDFLQQAIDTFLTENLTQKKKIIGIGVAMHGIVDHEQGVAIHAPTLKLEHVFVKKVLEQAFNLPVRVENDAKALALGENWFGAGRGVDHFVCLNVGEGIGGGIILNDHLFHGNNSLAGEIGHTRIDINGPKCSCGNNGCFQTLASGQAVKERALSYIKEGKKTSLVAEAGENLKALDGQLIFKCAEEGDEIAQQVLKETGTFLGFGLLNIIHFLNPSMVIIGGGVSKSGKWILEPAKGVIQSHALSDEAAKTTIVVSELGDEGSLIGACTLVLSELFSHIHSK
- a CDS encoding galactokinase — its product is MLEALVTGFQETFKTDEKPRVFFSPGRVNLIGEHTDYNGGYVFPCALSVGNYVAILPRNDRKLRFFSANFEEVGIIDGNLDALAFRDQDDWANYPKGVLTILEQAGYKGEKGFDAYFYGNIPNGAGLSSSASIELAMAVSWDALNDFGIDRVDMVKLCQRAENEYIGVNCGIMDQFAIGMGKEDHAILLDCNTLEYKYAPVKLEGFKLVIANTNQRRGLADSKYNERRQQCEKAVADLRQSVSIKNLCELTPDQFDTHQSRITDEIAKRRAKHAVEENARTIEAHKKLNAGELVAFGELMNASHRSLKDDYEVTGEHLDALVESAWEEENVLGARMTGAGFGGCTVNLVKEEGLDETLERIAKAYKKRTGTETTFYVADIGGGTQELTTTESN